In one Mus pahari chromosome 21, PAHARI_EIJ_v1.1, whole genome shotgun sequence genomic region, the following are encoded:
- the Ptx4 gene encoding pentraxin-4 isoform X2, translated as MRQTQGTKGRTSAPASVCPSMRCLKKKTLPFLLIFVSLYVHRTPSQEAHPARQRKPFFERLRRLEEQSLVDQSQAVALAMNQSQAAIQGDVAHLKTWYRQSQRRNRKVDARLQALDLSLSTKSRQWAEKEREQKAQREAIASLALSVQALQDALASLTRQVHSQDARLAALEGQTQRTSSGTVALGLTTAPTPTQLVQRGPGSLQLWRARQVAKSSPQHRGSPHDFTGHVQEMQKFQAPSSHQAAPPRTHQGPGNICGMDPVLIFPNTSTENVIFLSPGFLMPLRALSFCSWVRMATRHLGTLLSYATKDNDNKLVLHGRDSLVPGSIHFVIGDPDFRELSLKPLLDGQWHHICIIWTSVEGKYWLHIDRRLVATGSRFREGYEIPPGGSLVLGQEQDTVGGEFDSSEAFVGSISGLAIWDRALLPGEVANLASGKELPTGAILTLTNVTSVGGFVQRAKCTCLEQCP; from the exons ATGAGACAGACTCAAGGGACCAAGGGACggacatcagctcctgcctctgtgtgtccCAGCATGAGGTGCTTGAAGAAGAAGACCCTGCCTTTTCTCCTCATTTTTGTGTCCCTGTATGTACACAGGACTCCATCACAGGAAGCTCACCCAGCCAGGCAAAGAAAGCCATTTTTTGAGCGGCTCCGTCGACTAGAAGAGCAG AGCCTGGTGGATCAGAGCCAAGCTGTAGCTCTAGCGATGAATCAGTCTCAAGCTGCCATACAAGGAGATGTGGCCCACCTAAAGACCTGGTATAGGCAGAGCCAGCGAAGGAACCGGAAGGTGGATGCTCGACTTCAAGCCTTGGACCTCTCCCTGAGCACAAAGAGCAGGCAGTgggcagagaaggaaagggagcaaAAGGCACAGAGGGAAGCGATTGCAAGCCTGGCCCTAAGCGTCCAGGCACTACAGGATGCACTAGCCAGCCTTACACGGCAAGTCCACAGCCAGGACGCTAGGCTTGCTGCTCTTGAGGGACAGACACAGAGGACCTCCTCTGGTACTGTGGCCCTGGGGCTGaccacagcccccacccccacgcaGCTTGTTCAGCGAGGCCCAGGTTCCTTGCAGCTGTGGAGGGCCCGCCAGGTAGCCAAGTCTTCACCCCAGCACAGGGGTTCCCCTCATGACTTCACTGGCCACGTTCAGGAGATGCAGAAGTTCCAAGCCCCAAGCAGTCATCAAGCAGCCCCACCAAGGACCCACCAAGGACCAGGAAACA TTTGCGGCATGGACCCAGTGCTGATTTTCCCCAACACCTCCACTGAAAATGTGATCTTCCTTAGCCCTGGCTTCCTCATGCCTCTGAGAGCCCTGTCCTTCTGCAGTTGGGTCCGAATGGCCACCCGTCACCTGGGCACCCTTCTTTCCTACGCCACCAAAGACAATGACAACAAGTTAGTACTGCATGGCCGAGACTCCCTGGTTCCTGGCTCCATCCACTTTGTGATTGGGGACCCAGACTTCAGGGAATTGTCCCTGAAACCACTCCTGGATGGCCAGTGGCACCACATTTGTATCATCTGGACATCCGTGGAGGGCAAGTACTGGCTCCACATAGACCGAAGGTTAGTAGCCACCGGCTCCCGCTTCAGAGAGGGTTATGAGATCCCTCCCGGAGGGTCACTTGTGCTGGGCCAGGAACAAGACACTGTGGGGGGTGAGTTTGACAGCTCTGAGGCTTTCGTTGGAAGCATATCTGGCTTGGCCATCTGGGACCGGGCACTGCTCCCTGGAGAAGTTGCAAACTTGGCCTCTGGAAAAGAGCTCCCAACAGGTGCTATTCTGACGCTGACCAACGTCACTTCCGTGGGTGGATTTGTGCAGAGAGCCAAATGTACCTGCCTGGAGCAATGTCCGTAA
- the Ptx4 gene encoding pentraxin-4 isoform X1 — MRQTQGTKGRTSAPASVCPSMRCLKKKTLPFLLIFVSLYVHRTPSQEAHPARQRKPFFERLRRLEEQFQRFQQVTLTHLQDIANNYNIYYNMDARFQSLVDQSQAVALAMNQSQAAIQGDVAHLKTWYRQSQRRNRKVDARLQALDLSLSTKSRQWAEKEREQKAQREAIASLALSVQALQDALASLTRQVHSQDARLAALEGQTQRTSSGTVALGLTTAPTPTQLVQRGPGSLQLWRARQVAKSSPQHRGSPHDFTGHVQEMQKFQAPSSHQAAPPRTHQGPGNICGMDPVLIFPNTSTENVIFLSPGFLMPLRALSFCSWVRMATRHLGTLLSYATKDNDNKLVLHGRDSLVPGSIHFVIGDPDFRELSLKPLLDGQWHHICIIWTSVEGKYWLHIDRRLVATGSRFREGYEIPPGGSLVLGQEQDTVGGEFDSSEAFVGSISGLAIWDRALLPGEVANLASGKELPTGAILTLTNVTSVGGFVQRAKCTCLEQCP, encoded by the exons ATGAGACAGACTCAAGGGACCAAGGGACggacatcagctcctgcctctgtgtgtccCAGCATGAGGTGCTTGAAGAAGAAGACCCTGCCTTTTCTCCTCATTTTTGTGTCCCTGTATGTACACAGGACTCCATCACAGGAAGCTCACCCAGCCAGGCAAAGAAAGCCATTTTTTGAGCGGCTCCGTCGACTAGAAGAGCAG tttcagagattccaACAGGTGACCTTAACACACCTGCAGGACATTGCCAACAACTACAATATTTACTACAATATGGATGCCCGCTTCCAGAGCCTGGTGGATCAGAGCCAAGCTGTAGCTCTAGCGATGAATCAGTCTCAAGCTGCCATACAAGGAGATGTGGCCCACCTAAAGACCTGGTATAGGCAGAGCCAGCGAAGGAACCGGAAGGTGGATGCTCGACTTCAAGCCTTGGACCTCTCCCTGAGCACAAAGAGCAGGCAGTgggcagagaaggaaagggagcaaAAGGCACAGAGGGAAGCGATTGCAAGCCTGGCCCTAAGCGTCCAGGCACTACAGGATGCACTAGCCAGCCTTACACGGCAAGTCCACAGCCAGGACGCTAGGCTTGCTGCTCTTGAGGGACAGACACAGAGGACCTCCTCTGGTACTGTGGCCCTGGGGCTGaccacagcccccacccccacgcaGCTTGTTCAGCGAGGCCCAGGTTCCTTGCAGCTGTGGAGGGCCCGCCAGGTAGCCAAGTCTTCACCCCAGCACAGGGGTTCCCCTCATGACTTCACTGGCCACGTTCAGGAGATGCAGAAGTTCCAAGCCCCAAGCAGTCATCAAGCAGCCCCACCAAGGACCCACCAAGGACCAGGAAACA TTTGCGGCATGGACCCAGTGCTGATTTTCCCCAACACCTCCACTGAAAATGTGATCTTCCTTAGCCCTGGCTTCCTCATGCCTCTGAGAGCCCTGTCCTTCTGCAGTTGGGTCCGAATGGCCACCCGTCACCTGGGCACCCTTCTTTCCTACGCCACCAAAGACAATGACAACAAGTTAGTACTGCATGGCCGAGACTCCCTGGTTCCTGGCTCCATCCACTTTGTGATTGGGGACCCAGACTTCAGGGAATTGTCCCTGAAACCACTCCTGGATGGCCAGTGGCACCACATTTGTATCATCTGGACATCCGTGGAGGGCAAGTACTGGCTCCACATAGACCGAAGGTTAGTAGCCACCGGCTCCCGCTTCAGAGAGGGTTATGAGATCCCTCCCGGAGGGTCACTTGTGCTGGGCCAGGAACAAGACACTGTGGGGGGTGAGTTTGACAGCTCTGAGGCTTTCGTTGGAAGCATATCTGGCTTGGCCATCTGGGACCGGGCACTGCTCCCTGGAGAAGTTGCAAACTTGGCCTCTGGAAAAGAGCTCCCAACAGGTGCTATTCTGACGCTGACCAACGTCACTTCCGTGGGTGGATTTGTGCAGAGAGCCAAATGTACCTGCCTGGAGCAATGTCCGTAA